A genomic region of Spirochaetota bacterium contains the following coding sequences:
- a CDS encoding type II toxin-antitoxin system HicA family toxin, with the protein MKIPRDESGESLVKRLSAFGYTITRQSGSHIRLSTAQKGEHHITIPSHDPIKIGTLNSILKDIASHFQISKDELIQTLWG; encoded by the coding sequence TTGAAAATTCCCCGAGATGAAAGCGGGGAATCCCTTGTAAAACGATTATCCGCATTTGGCTATACGATTACCCGTCAATCAGGGAGTCATATCAGGCTTTCGACCGCACAGAAAGGTGAACACCATATCACTATCCCGTCTCATGATCCGATAAAAATCGGGACCCTGAATTCAATATTAAAGGATATCGCCTCTCATTTCCAGATATCAAAGGACGAACTAATTCAAACGTTGTGGGGTTAA
- a CDS encoding response regulator, which translates to MAGFRSSGHTDSSIYDAPGIIHVSDKNAIYEFTDRWFFLPKDILEDKEPSLENGEWDMLSLYTSWENQGHEFYHGTSWYFKKLVIDEVGNYGLSLPFHYRGLQLYCNGQIIHETRPFEAGGINPEIVGKSEVVLLPVSFQKKGVNIVAIRTGILNGNSGFQRYVKFGPYKVLQREWFINFIWYCFLAAIDLFLFVYFLLYYNYRKGDLYYLVFSLLALSIGLFILGYKGIALWIFDSQQVYVLLTYGIGILIPPLLILFIHVFLKQSLFRITYIILSFYAFLLLFLFADCIYFSSPSNYIKYFYEPFIQSIGLVLVYGLWISFRSKRLGKAYSMRILTGMLVLAICSLLSMFHFLNVFIFTRDYTAEGFFFMVLVFASVLASRFAQVHTELESAHGELLVVDKMKDDFLATTSHELRTPLHGIIGLSEVMERDKKAPLPAKHRENVGLIKRSAERLAGLVNEILDFSKLQAGKVDLFIEEIRLPEHIAGLVSLAQGLVGEKPLRLTHAVPEDLPSIVGDKHRFEQIMLNLIGNAIKFTPEGEVEVSARTDNGGVLVSVRDTGPGIRKEDLNQIWSAYKQVEDPSTRHYEGAGLGLPITKRLVELHGGRVWADSTLGKGSVFHVWLPAQPPQGIAGVSRTQLARADILPPVMIEEPIPEVRVELREAGRHRPGYILAVDDDPVNLKIVADILGSEEYEVRTAASGPEAVEHVAREIPALVILDIMLPGMSGYEVAFRIRTDNPVRFIPIIMVSARAQLNDLVQGFIFGGNDYITKPYNAKELLVRVENQLAIGYIFQMEDRVKSHLSAKTTDLEISLLERTATLNEAITKMSDWEKLLMEDLNLARLFVGKMMMKRIDSQERLETAIHYDPLYTIGGDIYDIYEHAPGRIRILIIDATGHGVNASFNCISILTEYDLIRRTDLSPGEVFTFLNERLCSKFQHSRVYFTGSITDVDLNAGEVTASSAGHPEQYVHVPGKGVIHLKPHGAICGINRTLAFDESRADFPPGATLFLYTDGILENFSFAQRGEERRKPAIDDDKRLVQAFGENVECEDLEECLRNVLVRMKGTKYAKNRMSDDDITMVAMRRRT; encoded by the coding sequence ATGGCCGGATTTCGTTCATCCGGCCATACTGATTCCTCGATTTATGATGCCCCCGGTATAATTCATGTTTCTGATAAAAACGCCATATATGAATTCACAGATCGCTGGTTTTTCTTGCCGAAGGACATTCTGGAAGATAAAGAACCATCATTAGAAAACGGCGAATGGGACATGCTAAGTCTCTATACGTCATGGGAAAATCAGGGCCACGAATTTTATCATGGCACCTCATGGTACTTTAAAAAACTAGTTATAGACGAAGTCGGAAATTATGGTTTGTCCCTTCCATTTCATTATAGGGGTTTGCAACTATATTGTAATGGTCAAATTATTCATGAAACAAGGCCGTTTGAAGCCGGCGGAATAAATCCGGAAATCGTTGGTAAATCTGAAGTTGTGTTGTTGCCTGTTTCATTTCAAAAAAAAGGCGTTAATATAGTAGCAATTAGAACTGGTATTCTCAACGGAAACTCCGGATTTCAGCGTTATGTGAAATTTGGCCCCTATAAAGTATTGCAGCGTGAATGGTTTATCAATTTTATCTGGTATTGTTTCCTTGCAGCAATCGATTTGTTTTTGTTTGTTTATTTCCTCCTTTACTATAACTATAGAAAAGGGGATTTATATTACTTGGTCTTTTCGCTCTTGGCGTTATCAATTGGGCTTTTCATTCTTGGTTATAAAGGAATCGCTCTTTGGATTTTCGATTCTCAACAAGTATATGTCTTGTTAACATATGGTATTGGAATTCTTATCCCGCCATTATTGATTTTATTCATCCATGTGTTTCTTAAACAATCACTTTTTAGAATAACATATATTATACTTAGTTTCTACGCCTTTTTATTGCTTTTTCTTTTCGCCGATTGCATATATTTTTCAAGTCCTTCGAATTATATCAAGTATTTCTATGAACCATTTATTCAGAGCATAGGCTTGGTATTGGTTTATGGGCTATGGATTTCCTTCCGTAGTAAAAGATTAGGCAAAGCCTACTCCATGCGGATTTTAACCGGAATGTTGGTTCTGGCTATTTGTTCTTTACTTAGCATGTTTCATTTCCTGAATGTATTTATCTTTACCCGCGATTATACCGCAGAAGGATTTTTTTTCATGGTTCTCGTCTTCGCTTCCGTCCTCGCCTCCCGCTTCGCCCAGGTCCACACAGAACTCGAATCCGCCCATGGTGAGCTCCTGGTCGTCGATAAGATGAAGGACGATTTCCTCGCCACGACCTCTCACGAGCTGCGCACGCCACTTCACGGGATTATAGGCCTCTCGGAGGTCATGGAGCGCGACAAGAAGGCGCCACTGCCGGCGAAGCATCGCGAGAACGTGGGCCTTATCAAGAGGAGCGCGGAGCGGCTCGCGGGGCTCGTGAACGAGATCCTCGATTTCAGCAAGCTCCAGGCGGGGAAGGTCGACCTCTTTATCGAGGAGATCCGCCTCCCCGAGCATATCGCGGGCCTCGTCTCGCTCGCGCAGGGCCTCGTGGGTGAAAAGCCGCTGCGCCTCACACACGCGGTCCCGGAGGACCTCCCCTCCATAGTGGGCGACAAGCATCGCTTCGAGCAAATCATGCTGAACCTCATAGGGAACGCCATCAAGTTCACCCCGGAAGGCGAGGTCGAGGTGAGCGCGCGCACGGACAACGGCGGCGTCCTCGTCTCGGTGCGCGACACGGGGCCGGGCATCCGGAAGGAGGACCTGAACCAGATATGGAGCGCCTACAAGCAGGTGGAGGACCCGTCCACGCGCCACTATGAGGGGGCGGGCCTGGGGCTTCCCATCACGAAACGGCTCGTGGAACTGCACGGGGGAAGGGTGTGGGCCGATAGCACCTTAGGTAAAGGAAGCGTGTTCCACGTGTGGCTCCCCGCCCAGCCACCACAGGGAATCGCCGGCGTCTCCCGAACCCAGCTCGCGCGCGCCGATATACTCCCGCCCGTCATGATAGAGGAGCCCATCCCCGAGGTACGCGTGGAGCTGCGCGAGGCGGGGCGCCACCGCCCCGGCTATATCCTCGCGGTGGACGACGATCCCGTGAATCTGAAAATCGTTGCCGACATACTCGGCTCGGAGGAGTACGAGGTGCGTACCGCCGCGAGCGGCCCGGAGGCGGTGGAGCACGTCGCGCGGGAGATCCCGGCGCTCGTGATCCTTGACATCATGCTGCCGGGGATGAGCGGCTACGAGGTCGCCTTCCGCATCCGCACGGACAACCCGGTGCGGTTCATCCCCATCATCATGGTGAGCGCGCGGGCACAGTTGAACGACCTGGTGCAGGGCTTCATCTTCGGGGGAAACGACTACATCACCAAGCCCTACAACGCGAAAGAGCTCCTGGTGCGGGTGGAGAACCAGCTCGCGATCGGCTACATCTTCCAGATGGAGGACCGGGTGAAGTCGCACCTGTCGGCGAAGACGACAGATCTGGAAATTTCGCTTTTAGAGCGCACCGCGACGCTGAACGAGGCGATCACGAAGATGAGCGACTGGGAGAAGCTCCTCATGGAGGACCTGAACCTGGCGCGCCTGTTCGTGGGGAAGATGATGATGAAGCGCATCGACTCGCAGGAGCGCCTGGAGACGGCTATCCACTACGACCCACTCTACACGATAGGGGGCGACATCTACGACATCTACGAGCACGCCCCGGGGCGCATACGCATCCTCATCATCGACGCGACGGGGCACGGGGTGAACGCCTCGTTCAACTGCATCTCGATCCTCACCGAGTACGACCTCATCCGCCGCACGGACCTTTCGCCCGGGGAGGTCTTCACCTTCCTGAACGAGCGGCTCTGTAGCAAGTTCCAGCATTCGCGGGTGTACTTCACGGGCAGCATCACGGATGTCGATCTTAACGCCGGGGAGGTGACGGCGAGCTCGGCGGGTCATCCCGAGCAGTACGTACATGTGCCGGGGAAGGGCGTTATCCACCTCAAGCCGCACGGGGCGATCTGCGGGATAAACCGCACCCTCGCGTTCGACGAGAGCCGGGCGGATTTCCCCCCGGGCGCCACGCTCTTTCTCTACACGGACGGTATACTCGAAAACTTTTCGTTTGCGCAGCGCGGCGAGGAGCGGAGGAAGCCGGCGATCGACGATGACAAGCGTCTCGTCCAGGCCTTCGGGGAGAATGTCGAGTGCGAGGACCTGGAGGAGTGCCTGAGAAACGTGCTCGTCCGCATGAAGGGAACGAAGTACGCGAAGAACCGCATGAGCGACGACGACATCACCATGGTCGCAATGAGGCGGCGGACATAA